In Candidatus Tachikawaea gelatinosa, a genomic segment contains:
- the rbfA gene encoding 30S ribosome-binding factor RbfA yields the protein MKKKQPKTLRSLKFSQELRKNISTILQHQIKDPRISKTVLISDVIVSNDLIYTKIFFTIFEYKNQEKIKITLKGLKNSSKYIRYLLGKSMHLRILPELKFFYDYSLTNGINISNILSNLLRYEKDKK from the coding sequence ATGAAAAAAAAACAACCAAAAACATTACGTTCTTTAAAATTTAGCCAAGAATTAAGAAAAAACATTTCTACTATTCTTCAACATCAAATTAAAGATCCTCGTATTAGTAAAACTGTTTTAATATCCGATGTTATCGTATCAAATGATCTTATTTACACAAAAATTTTTTTTACAATTTTTGAATATAAAAATCAAGAAAAAATAAAAATTACGTTAAAAGGTCTAAAAAATTCCTCAAAATATATACGATACTTATTAGGAAAATCAATGCATTTACGTATTTTACCTGAATTAAAATTTTTTTATGATTATTCACTAACAAACGGAATAAATATTTCTAATATTCTATCTAACCTTTTACGTTACGAAAAAGATAAGAAATAA